Part of the Arcobacter sp. F155 genome, TAACATTTTTATATTAAACTTACACCATAAGAAAATTAAAAACCTCCTACTACTAAATAATTTTAATTTTCGTCATCATTACAACTGAATATAATTGAATATAGCCTCACTTTCTTAAGTGGGGCTTTTTTTTTCTTGATTTTAATACAAATTGATATATCATTATCAAAATTTTTTAGGGAAATAATGGAAAGTATTAGTATTCTAACAATTATTACAATAGCATTTTTAGGTTCTTTTGGACACTGTATAGGTATGTGTGGAGGAATTGTAGTTGCTTATTCAAGTACAAAAGTAAATAGTACTTGGAATAAAACTAAACAAGCAAGTTCTCATGTTCTTTACTCATTTGGAAGAATTACTACTTATGTGATATTAGGTGCTATTTTTGGTTTTGTTGGTTCTGTTGTAACTTTTGATAATACAACTAATGGAATACTTCTCATTGTAACTGGAATTTTAATGGTTTTAGTAGGGCTTTCTCTTAGTGGAAAGTTGAAGTTTCTAACTTCTATTGAGCACTCTGTATCGAAATCTGAACTTTATCAAAAAAGTTTTAGAAAACTTTTGAGTTCTGATTCTTTGTTTAGCTTCTATTTTCTTGGTATGTTAAACGGTCTACTTCCTTGCGGTTTTGTTTATGTTTTTGCAATAACAGCAGCAAGTACAGCAAGTGCTATTTGGGGTGCTTTTGTTATGCTTATATTTGGTCTTAGTACTCTTCCTGCGATGTTCTCTTTAGGTTTTTTTGTTGGGATTTTTAAACAAGTTGCTCTAAGAAATTTATTTATTACTTTAGCTTCTATCTTAGTAATTTTATTTGGAGTTTATACTATTTACAATGGTTATAACTTCATGAATGGTGAAACTAAAACTATACTTACACCTTCTAATTAGTTTGTTACAACTAGATTACCTTTATGTTTATTACATAGAATTCCACAAAATTTATAAGGAGGTAATAAAGTATGGTTAAAAGTTTTAAAAAATACTTCTCATTTTTTGGTATATTAAATGCCACTACAAGCGTAAAAATAAACTCACTTCTTAATAGTTTAAACTACCTAATAAATATTGATATACCAAAGATTATGAAAAAACTTCATGTTTCGCAATTAAAACCCATCAAACTTTATTCTACTAACAAATGCAACACACAAGGAAAAAATTAATGCAAAAGAAAACTACATGTTTAAGCGTAGTTGCTTCGCTTTTTTTAGCAACAAATCTTTACTCGCAAACTGAACAATTATCAAGTATCGAAGTTACATCTTCTTATTTAAGTTCAAATGAAAAAACAGCAACATTCTCAACTGAAATCTATACAAAAGATGAAATAGAAAAATCAAAATCTAAAGATGTATATGACTTTTTAAATTCACAAACATCAATTAATATTGCACCTAATTACGGTAATACTTTTACTCAAAAAATTGATTTAAGAGGATATGGTATTGGTGATGGATATCAAAATGTAGTAGTAACAGTAAATGGAAGAAAACTTAATAATATTGATATGCAATCACAATTATTATCTTCAATACCTTTAGAAAGTATTGAAAAAATTGAGATTATAAAAGGAAGTGGTTCTGTTCAATATGGTGATGGAGCAAATGCAGGAGTTATAAACATCATAACAAATGGTAAAAATGATAACTATGTTATGGCTCATATGGGAAATGATGATACAAAAGGTGGCACTTTAAGTTTAGGTTTCAATAATGAAAACCTAATTATTAATGCTTTAGTAGACTATAGTTCTACGAATGGAACAAGAGAAGATAGTTTAAATAATAAAGACTCAAACCATAATAGAAATAGAAAAGTTGAAGTAATCTATTTTCCAACTGAAAACTTAGAGTTAAGAGCAGGAAGAACACTTTCTGATATGCGTTTAAAATATGCAGGTCCTTTAACAAAAGATAAATATAAAAATAATCCAAATCAATCAAATGGTTTTACGGAACAGTATTTTAATAGTTATTTAACAACTTTAGGTACAACTTATAACTTGAATGAAAACTACTCATTTGATGTAAACTATAATAGAGAAGATAAGTTGAGTAAATTTGTTGGAAGTTCTGAATCTCAATATGAGTATGAATCATTTAATACTTCTTTTAATATAAAAAAAGATAATTATTCTATTGTGATTGGAGCAGACACTTTTGATGGAGATAGAATAAAATCTACAAATGTTACAAACAAGACAAATAAAGCACTATTTGTATCTGCTGATTATCAGTTTTCAAAAGATTTAAAAGTGTCAGCAGGTCTTAGAAGAGAAAAAGTAGAGTATGACTATAATCCGTCATCAGGAGATAGTTTAAGTACAGCTGAGTATTTAAATGCTTATGATGTAGGGATTAATTACTCTTTATCTGATTCTTCATCTATTTTTGCAAACTATAACAGAGCTTATCAAACTCCTGATATTGATAGGTTTTTTTCTTCAACTTTGACTAATGTAGGAGGTACATGGATTGAAACAGTATCTTCTTTTAATGGTTTTATTGATTCGGCAAGAGTAAGAAATTATACTATTGGATATAATAATATTCAAAAAAATAATAAGCTTAAGGTTTCAATTTTCAGAAGTGAATTAACTAATGAAATTTATTACTATAAAACAGGACCTTTTAGTGGTATTAATACAAATATTGATAAATCTCATAAATATGGTATAGAGATTTTTGATAAATATATAATTAATAAAAATTTATATACTTCAATTAACTACTCTTATATTATTTCAAAAATTGATAAAGAAGATGAAGGAAACGGAGCTTATAATGGTAAGGACTTACCTGGGGTATCTAAGCATAATCTTACACTAAATTTAGGATATACTTACAAAAAATTAAATACAATATTATCTCATACTTATAGAAGTAGTGCCTATGCCGCAAATGATTTTGAAAACAATTTTGACCAAAAACAAGAAGCTTATAACTCAACAGACTTAAGTGCTTCTTATAACTTTAAAAATATTGAGCTTTTTGCAAAAATTCAAAATCTTTTTGATAGAAAAAATGGTTTATGGATAAGCGATGACAATATCTATCCAGTTAACTTTGAAAGAACATATTATGCAGGAATCAAGTATAAATTCTAATGAAAAAATATTTATTAACTCTTCTTTTTATTGTTAATTTATCTGCCAATACTCAAAGTGAGCAAAGAATTATAACACTATCTCCTTCTTTAAATGAGATAGTGTTTGCTCTTGGTAGTGGTAAAAATATAGTTGCTAATACACAGTATTGCAACTATCCTGAAGAGTCTAAAAATATACCTAAAGTTGGTGGTTATGCTTCAATATCATTAGAAAAAATGTTAAAAGCAAAGCCAACTTTAGTTCTTGCTCAAAACTATGATGAACAATTACTTGCAAACTTAAAAAAACTAAATCTAAACTATCACTCTTTTAAAACTGATAATTTATCTTCCATAAAAACTACAATCAATAGTGTGTCAAAACTTGTTGGAAAAC contains:
- a CDS encoding sulfite exporter TauE/SafE family protein, which encodes MESISILTIITIAFLGSFGHCIGMCGGIVVAYSSTKVNSTWNKTKQASSHVLYSFGRITTYVILGAIFGFVGSVVTFDNTTNGILLIVTGILMVLVGLSLSGKLKFLTSIEHSVSKSELYQKSFRKLLSSDSLFSFYFLGMLNGLLPCGFVYVFAITAASTASAIWGAFVMLIFGLSTLPAMFSLGFFVGIFKQVALRNLFITLASILVILFGVYTIYNGYNFMNGETKTILTPSN
- a CDS encoding TonB-dependent siderophore receptor, whose amino-acid sequence is MQKKTTCLSVVASLFLATNLYSQTEQLSSIEVTSSYLSSNEKTATFSTEIYTKDEIEKSKSKDVYDFLNSQTSINIAPNYGNTFTQKIDLRGYGIGDGYQNVVVTVNGRKLNNIDMQSQLLSSIPLESIEKIEIIKGSGSVQYGDGANAGVINIITNGKNDNYVMAHMGNDDTKGGTLSLGFNNENLIINALVDYSSTNGTREDSLNNKDSNHNRNRKVEVIYFPTENLELRAGRTLSDMRLKYAGPLTKDKYKNNPNQSNGFTEQYFNSYLTTLGTTYNLNENYSFDVNYNREDKLSKFVGSSESQYEYESFNTSFNIKKDNYSIVIGADTFDGDRIKSTNVTNKTNKALFVSADYQFSKDLKVSAGLRREKVEYDYNPSSGDSLSTAEYLNAYDVGINYSLSDSSSIFANYNRAYQTPDIDRFFSSTLTNVGGTWIETVSSFNGFIDSARVRNYTIGYNNIQKNNKLKVSIFRSELTNEIYYYKTGPFSGINTNIDKSHKYGIEIFDKYIINKNLYTSINYSYIISKIDKEDEGNGAYNGKDLPGVSKHNLTLNLGYTYKKLNTILSHTYRSSAYAANDFENNFDQKQEAYNSTDLSASYNFKNIELFAKIQNLFDRKNGLWISDDNIYPVNFERTYYAGIKYKF